Proteins encoded within one genomic window of Triticum aestivum cultivar Chinese Spring chromosome 2D, IWGSC CS RefSeq v2.1, whole genome shotgun sequence:
- the LOC123048261 gene encoding acetylserotonin O-methyltransferase 1: protein MTLKLLAEVSPQELLEALAELQNHMLGYVKSMSLRCVVDLGIPEAIHRRGGTATLADIAADAKVHPGKVADLQRVMELLTTSGIFTATAGAGDGDTVVYGLTTACRFLVGWCNLSPMVPFCVNPLVVSSFSMPEWFRTEPEDAGAGSLFELAHGCSQWEMVSKDAGFNDVLNDSMAADSQVFLEVIIVDKGRIFRGLRSLVDVGGGNGAGTQVIAKAFPRIKCTVMDLPHVVVAGQAAARDDNLSFVAGDMFESIPSADAVLLKNILHDWGHDDCVKILQRCKEAIPGRNAGGKVIIIDMVRGSANGDKKINEMEAIQNLFMMYITGVERDEIGWKRIFSDAGFSDDYKILPVLGPYSVIEIYP from the exons ATGACGCTTAAGCTCTTGGCTGAAGTGAGCCCGCAGGAGTTGCTCGAAGCTCTTGCTGAGCTCCAAAACCACATGCTCGGTTACGTCAAATCCATGTCGCTCAGGTGTGTGGTCGATCTAGGCATCCCCGAGGCCATACATCGCCGGGGCGGCACCGCCACCCTCGCCGACATCGCGGCAGACGCAAAGGTACATCCCGGTAAGGTTGCCGACCTGCAGCGCGTGATGGAACTGCTTACCACCTCTGGCATTTTCACTGCCACTGCCGGCGCCGGGGATGGTGACACCGTGGTGTATGGGCTAACCACGGCCTGCCGCTTCCTTGTCGGCTGGTGCAACCTGTCCCCTATGGTTCCCTTTTGCGTCAACCCTCTCGTCGTCTCCTCCTTCAGCATGCCCGAATGGTTCAGGACCGAGCCTGAGGACGCCGGCGCCGGCTCCCTCTTCGAGCTCGCACATGGCTGCTCCCAGTGGGAGATGGTCAGCAAGGACGCCGGGTTCAACGACGTCCTCAACGACTCCATGGCCGCCGATAGCCAGGTCTTCCTCGAGGTCATTATTGTCGACAAGGGCCGCATCTTCCGCGGTCTCAGATCGCTCGTCGACGTAGGTGGCGGCAATGGCGCGGGCACTCAAGTGATTGCGAAGGCTTTCCCGCGCATCAAGTGCACCGTCATGGACCTTCCTCACGTTGTCGTTGCCGGGCAGGCCGCCGCCCGTGATGACAACCTGAGTTTCGTCGCCGGTGACATGTTTGAATCCATTCCATCCGCCGATGCTGTCTTACTCAAG AACATTTTGCATGACTGGGGTCACGACGACTGTGTCAAAATACTTCAACGTTGCAAGGAAGCCATCCCTGGCAGAAATGCTGGAGGAAAGGTGATAATTATAGATATGGTAAGAGGATCTGCAAATGGCGACAAAAAAATCAACGAGATGGAAGCCATACAAAACTTGTTCATGATGTATATCACCGGGGTGGAACGAGATGAAATTGGGTGGAAGAGGATATTTTCTGATGCTGGCTTCAGTGATGATTACAAAATTCTGCCAGTATTGGGTCCCTACTCAGTAATTGAGATCTACCCATGA
- the LOC123055485 gene encoding DUF724 domain-containing protein 6-like, translating into MGRGRARGRPPTPSDSSSSEEELLLPVGVEEDEDEADDESGDDDEFVLLPVGAEVEVRSDDPGFAGSFYEATVAGHLLTAGRRGRYTVAYTTLLADDGDDEPLTETAAAGNVRPRPPPPEAGREFAVHEMVEAFHNDGWWAGVVSAVLPRPVIDGDRRQPRAYVVTFPTSRETLEFGEADLRPHRVFEGGRWVPAAEVDNGSPLFGEGNQVEVSGKSFGAFWSPATVLKVIGATNFLVEYMHIENDGELATGIVDSQDIRPARAITRMDSKYRFSPSSHVEVHHEDSWWPGVIVKVLGSGINKKYVVKLKNHETDMEDVQPVDVLTVQNTQLRPRFDWDGKKWVRCVKEPSHQNYVHEMHPCQKSSRKRLVSALYDDSDKISNERDSHRDKKLKNEDVISGKKAPLSLSICNENNEITHNQRNAVLALRSELSLPSLPPMAALNQLSSSSLAPSCHLEQSSSQMIVIPSTPESWQLRALLFAAFGQPTADSQDQLLGSEEGSGIDDLQQGGYVGETSVEQDTGGELCQRYLVMADNANVPLLPSAESCDANLHDNRLSKDNTAAAMECVTSNAAPAEDLSLIPVATLDRAVPNLLPVEWDLEVNITEDMDEENHQGNVVGLASNGHHNQYTSVDCPFSATSLTALEDDMITTESPSRKFLCSSQSTEKSTVTRLSSIGMSNYSVTEPFDDSLATTNDSVFPLSSESVAVHESTMDTNGRLSGSLTIQHLPFVKTSPMWAHLEALEIFRKAPQRPHFRQFEQYCPELREGMALGLMHSFANLAESINMLDVQGDKEVLEQKMKSLALLEENGFDVTCLRSRVETLLATDNTRVEKLEEKIARIETYDQELGMQVRALAMTVHRLELHAYLMRNMVRSAIKRKMSNAVKISRLKAEANDLERSYLSNAAPR; encoded by the exons ATGGGCCGCGGCCGTGCCAGGGGGCGCCCTCCGACCCCCTCCGACTCCTCATCGTCGGAGGAGGAGCTCCTGCTGCCGGTCGGCgtggaggaggatgaggacgaggcGGACGATGAGTCGGGGGACGACGACGAGTTCGTACTACTGCCGGTCGGCGCGGAGGTGGAGGTGCGCAGCGATGACCCTGGCTTCGCCGGCTCCTTCTACGAGGCCACCGTCGCCGGCCACCTGCTCACCGCCGGCCGCCGCGGGCGCTACACGGTGGCCTACACCACGCTCCTGGCCGACGACGGGGACGACGAGCCGCTCACGGAGACCGCGGCCGCCGGCAACGTGCGGCCGCGTCCACCACCGCCCGAGGCGGGGAGGGAGTTCGCGGTCCACGAGATGGTGGAGGCGTTCCACAACGACGGGTGGTGGGCCGGCGTGGTCTCCGCCGTCCTCCCGCGGCCGGTTATCGACGGAGATCGCCGGCAGCCGAGGGCGTACGTGGTCACGTTCCCCACGTCGCGGGAGACGCTGGAGTTCGGGGAGGCGGATCTGCGGCCGCACCGCGTGTTCGAGGGCGGCCGGTGGGTCCCGGCTGCAGAGGTG GACAATGGAAGTCCTTTGTTCGGTGAGGGAAACCAAGTTGAAGTGAGTGGAAAATCCTTCGGTGCATTCTGGAGTCCAGCTACTGTTCTTAAAGTGATTGGTGCTACAAATTTTCTAGTAGAGTACATGCATATTGAAAATGACGGGGAATTGGCCACTGGGATTGTCGATTCTCAAGATATTCGGCCAGCACGCGCCATCACCCGTATGGACTCCAAGTACAGATTTTCTCCTTCTTCTCATGTCGAGGTCCATCATGAAGATAGTTGGTGGCCTGGTGTTATTGTTAAGGTTTTAGGTAGTGGAATCAACAAGAAGTATGTGGTGAAATTGAAGAATCACGAGACAGACATGGAAGACGTGCAACCTGTGGATGTTTTGACGGTTCAAAATACGCAACTAAGGCCACGGTTTGACTGGGACGGTAAAAAATGGGTACGCTGCGTGAAAGAG CCTTCACACCAAAATTATGTCCATGAAATGCATCCATGTCAGAAATCTTCTCGAAAAAGGCTAGTTTCCGCCTTGTATGATGACTCTGATAAAATCAGTAATGAACGTGATTCTCATCGTGACAAAAAGTTGAAGAATGAAGATGTGATATCAGGAAAAAAAGCTCCTCTTTCTCTGTCCATTTGCAATGAGAACAATGAAATTACTCATAATCAACGGAATGCAGTATTGGCATTACGGTCTGAGCTATCACTTCCTTCACTGCCACCAATGGCAGCACTTAACCAGCTGAGTTCATCTTCACTTGCTCCAAGCTGTCATCTGGAACAATCATCTTCTCAGATGATTGTCATACCATCTACGCCAGAAAGTTGGCAGTTACGGGCTTTGTTGTTTGCAGCGTTTGGACAACCAACAGCTGACTCACAGGACCAACTATTAG GTTCAGAAGAGGGTAGTGGAATAGATGATCTTCAGCAAGGAGGCTATGTTGGTGAAACTAGTGTTGAGCAGGATACTGGTGGAGAATTATGTCAGAGGTATTTGGTTATGGCTGATAATGCCAACGTTCCTTTGTTGCCTTCAGCAGAGAGTTGTGATGCTAATTTGCACGACAACCGGCTCTCCAAGGACAACACGGCAGCTGCGATGGAGTGTGTTACTTCTAATGCTGCTCCAGCAGAGGACTTGTCTCTCATACCTGTAGCTACTTTAGATCGTGCTGTACCTAATCTGTTGCCAGTAGAGTGGGATTTGGAGGTCAATATAACGGAAGATATGGATGAGGAGAACCATCAAGGGAATGTGGTTGGGTTAGCCAGCAATGGGCATCATAATCAGTATACTAGTGTTGACTGCCCATTCTCAGCCACATCTTTAACCGCACTCGAGGATGACATGATTACCACTGAAAGTCCAAGCAGGAAGTTCTTATGCAGTAGCCAATCCACCGAGAAGTCGACAGTAACTCGGCTGTCTTCTATTGGTATGAGCAATTATAGTGTGACAGAACCTTTCGATGATAGCTTGGCCACAACAAATGATTCTGTCTTTCCCTTGTCGTCGGAATCTGTAGCTGTGCATGAGAGTACCATGGACACGAATGGCCGGCTTTCAGGATCCTTGACAATCCAGCATCTTCCATTTGTGAAGACCTCTCCAATGTGGGCACATCTTGAGGCACTGGAAATATTCAGGAAAGCGCCGCAGCGGCCACATTTTCGTCAGTTCGAGCAGTATTGTCCAGAGCTCCGCGAAGGGATGGCATTAGGTTTGATGCACTCCTTTGCCAACTTAGCAGAAAGCATCAACATGCTGGATGTTCAGGGTGACAAAGAAGTACTCGAACAGAAGATGAAGAGCCTTGCTTTGCTCGAGGAGAATGGTTTCGACGTCACGTGCCTGAGATCACGAGTGGAAACTTTACTTGCCACAGATAATACTCGCGTCGAAAAGCTGGAGGAGAAGATTGCTCGCATAGAAACCTACGACCAAGAACTCGGCATGCAAGTTCGCGCGCTAGCTATGACCGTCCATCGTCTCGAACTGCATGCGTATCTCATGCGCAACATGGTGCGGTCCGCCATCAAGCGGAAGATGAGCAATGCTGTGAAGATCTCAAGACTCAAGGCCGAAGCAAACGATCTTGAGAGATCATATCTTTCCAACGCCGCGCCACGGTGA